A genome region from Glycine max cultivar Williams 82 chromosome 5, Glycine_max_v4.0, whole genome shotgun sequence includes the following:
- the LOC100306242 gene encoding deSI-like protein At4g17486 — MPEFPLSSRLERVQNSLRENGSLVYLNVYDLTPANNYLYAFGVGIFHSGIEVHGMEYGFGAHEYPTSGIFEVEPRSCPGFIFRCSVLLGRNDMSYSEFRSFMERLSVKFHGDSYHLIAKNCNHFTDEVCQQLTGKPIPAWVNRLARVGSFCNCLLPESLQVAAVRHLPEHLALSDDEGLESDGLSDSDESEDEDSNHHLLTTPSGGELTIIKEKPMTLARDLL, encoded by the exons ATGCCCGAGTTCCCCTTGAGCTCGAGGTTGGAAAGGGTGCAAAATAGCTTGAGAGAGAATGGTTCTCTGGTGTATCTCAATGTGTATGATCTTACACCTGCCAACAATTATCTTTACGCCTTTGGGGTTGGAATCTTTCATTCGGGCATAGAAG TGCATGGTATGGAATATGGCTTTGGAGCACATGAATACCCAACAAGTGGTATATTTGAGGTCGAACCCAGAAGCTGTCCTGGCTTCATCTTCAGATGTTCAGTATTGTTaggcaggaatgatatgtcttATTCAGAATTTCGTTCTTTCATGGAGCGCCTTTCTGTAAAATTTCATGGAGACAGCTACCATCTGATTGCTAAGAATTGCAACCATTTTACTGATGAAGTTTGCCAACAGCTAACTGGAAAGCCTATTCCTGCATGGGTAAATCGGCTGGCTCGTGTTG GTTCTTTCTGCAATTGTCTTCTGCCAGAAAGCCTTCAGGTTGCTGCTGTTAGACATCTCCCTGAACATCTTGCACTTTCTG ACGATGAAGGACTGGAATCTGATGGCCTCTCGGATTCAGATGAGAGTGAAGACGAGGATTCCAATCACCATCTGCTAACTACACCAAGTGGCGGTGAACTCACCATTATAAAGGAAAAACCAATGACTCTAGCACGAGACCTCCTATGA
- the LOC100790413 gene encoding phosphatidylglycerophosphate phosphatase PTPMT1 isoform X2 yields MMTPDAAYSYVKSIRPRVLLASSQWQAVQEYYYHLMVRRTVGCAPTANLFVKTSQVAAGSRDLVMFDDNSVVMVTESDLEGYNPSSQSGAMASEIWADLSVVYRVRVAGQAALARISCLWLRYGTTDQKISTEKLSSRESSCSIRANHLGEISVDIHVY; encoded by the exons ATGATGACACCTGATGCTGCATATTCTTATGTGAAATCAATTCGACCAAGGGTGCTTCTAGCTTCCTCTCAGTGGCAA GCTGTCCAAGAATACTACTACCATCTTATGGTGAGGAGGACCGTTGGATGTGCTCCTACAGCCAATCTATTTGTAAAAACTTCTCAGGTGGCAGCAGGTTCACGAGATCTTGTGATGTTTGATGACAATTCTGTAGTCATGGTAACAGAGTCAGATCTAGAAGGTTACAACCCAAGTAGTCAATCAGGAGCCATGGCAAGTGAAATATGGGCAGATTTAAGTGTTGTATACCGTGTACGAGTTGCTGGACAGGCAGCACTGGCGAGAATATCATGCCTTTGGCTGCGATATGGTACTACCGACCAGAAGATTTCTACGGAGAAACTGAGCAGCAGGGAAAGCAGTTGCTCAATCAGGGCTAATCACTTGGGAGAAATTAGTGTTGATATCCACGTGTACTGA
- the LOC100790413 gene encoding phosphatidylglycerophosphate phosphatase PTPMT2 isoform X1 — protein MHIEELKGGEVVEGGEEGGSRFVGYDAKRVLVGAGARALFYPTLFYNVVRNKIQAEFRWWDKVDEFILLGAVPFPIDVPRLKELGVRGVITLNESYETLVPTTLYYAHGIDHLVIPTRDYCFAPSLNDIFRAVDFIHENALSGRTTYVHCKAGRGRSTTIVICYLVHHKMMTPDAAYSYVKSIRPRVLLASSQWQAVQEYYYHLMVRRTVGCAPTANLFVKTSQVAAGSRDLVMFDDNSVVMVTESDLEGYNPSSQSGAMASEIWADLSVVYRVRVAGQAALARISCLWLRYGTTDQKISTEKLSSRESSCSIRANHLGEISVDIHVY, from the exons ATGCATATAGAGGAATTGAAGGGAGGTGAGGTGGTAGAAGGTGGGGAGGAAGGAGGATCGAGGTTTGTGGGTTATGATGCGAAAAGGGTGCTGGTTGGAGCAGGCGCTCGTGCGCTTTTCTATCCAACCCTGTTTTACAATGTCGTTAGGAATAAGATTCAGGCCGAGTTTCGATGGTGGGATAAGGTTGATGAG TTCATATTGTTAGGTGCTGTTCCATTTCCTATTGATGTTCCCCGCTTAAAGGAGCTTGGTGTCCGTGGGGTCATCACATTGAATGAATCATATGAGACTTTGGTTCCAACGACATTATATTAT GCTCATGGAATTGATCATCTGGTGATTCCTACTAGAGATTACTGTTTTGCTCCTTCATTGAATGACATTTTCCGTGCTGTGGATTTCATACATG aaaatgCATTGTCTGGACGAACTACATATGTCCATTGCAAAGCTGGACGTGGTCGTAGCACGactattgttatttgttatCTG GTGCACCACAAAATGATGACACCTGATGCTGCATATTCTTATGTGAAATCAATTCGACCAAGGGTGCTTCTAGCTTCCTCTCAGTGGCAA GCTGTCCAAGAATACTACTACCATCTTATGGTGAGGAGGACCGTTGGATGTGCTCCTACAGCCAATCTATTTGTAAAAACTTCTCAGGTGGCAGCAGGTTCACGAGATCTTGTGATGTTTGATGACAATTCTGTAGTCATGGTAACAGAGTCAGATCTAGAAGGTTACAACCCAAGTAGTCAATCAGGAGCCATGGCAAGTGAAATATGGGCAGATTTAAGTGTTGTATACCGTGTACGAGTTGCTGGACAGGCAGCACTGGCGAGAATATCATGCCTTTGGCTGCGATATGGTACTACCGACCAGAAGATTTCTACGGAGAAACTGAGCAGCAGGGAAAGCAGTTGCTCAATCAGGGCTAATCACTTGGGAGAAATTAGTGTTGATATCCACGTGTACTGA